Proteins from a single region of Flavobacterium sp. YJ01:
- a CDS encoding MerR family transcriptional regulator — MLVNELSKKTGLSIHTIRYYENLGMIKGLTDEKVKSNNYKHYDGNAVERLEIIIEAREVGFSLAEIKKILTTWFENSDSKPETLELFQAKIKEIDDKMRYFKQTKQLLEKVCEKLKNVER, encoded by the coding sequence ATGCTTGTAAACGAATTATCAAAAAAGACGGGATTATCGATTCATACTATTAGATATTATGAAAATTTAGGAATGATTAAGGGATTGACTGATGAAAAGGTAAAATCTAATAATTATAAACACTACGATGGTAATGCTGTTGAGCGTTTAGAGATCATTATAGAAGCAAGAGAAGTGGGATTTTCTTTAGCAGAAATAAAAAAAATATTGACGACTTGGTTTGAAAACTCTGATTCGAAACCGGAAACACTTGAGCTTTTTCAGGCAAAAATAAAAGAGATTGATGATAAAATGAGGTATTTCAAACAGACTAAGCAACTTCTCGAAAAAGTATGTGAGAAATTGAAAAATGTAGAGCGTTAG
- a CDS encoding M28 family peptidase: MKKLYFLLPFIFIACKSSTTSVAEKDSKSDSKIIEVNYKVGETEISDFLKYLSSDELEGRETGTKGIEKAAVFLEDFLKKNNVKPYFKTYRDTLTNFKTPAFNIVGVIEGTDPELKKEFVVLSAHYDHIGIEKKEQADKINNGANDDASGVTSVAAMAKYFAKTKANKRSILIAFFAGEEKGLLGSKSLVQKLKKENFNLYTQLNIEMIGVPMKRDFLAYITGFDKSNMASKINEYTGKNTIGFLPKEAEYELFYRSDNYSFYDVFKKPCQSISTFDFENFDFYHHVSDEFKLMDIPHITAFTQELLPAVTHIAVSPTQEITMNK, translated from the coding sequence ATGAAAAAATTATACTTTTTGCTTCCTTTCATTTTCATTGCTTGTAAATCTAGCACCACAAGTGTGGCTGAAAAAGATTCTAAATCAGATTCAAAAATAATAGAAGTTAATTACAAAGTAGGCGAAACTGAAATCTCAGATTTCTTAAAATATCTTTCTTCAGATGAATTAGAAGGACGTGAAACAGGAACAAAAGGAATCGAAAAAGCTGCTGTATTTTTGGAAGATTTTCTAAAAAAGAATAATGTTAAACCGTATTTTAAAACCTATCGAGATACGTTGACAAACTTTAAAACTCCCGCTTTTAATATTGTCGGAGTTATAGAAGGTACAGATCCAGAACTTAAAAAAGAATTTGTTGTTTTAAGCGCGCACTACGATCATATCGGAATCGAGAAAAAAGAACAAGCAGATAAAATTAATAATGGTGCCAATGATGATGCTTCGGGCGTAACGTCTGTAGCGGCGATGGCGAAATATTTTGCCAAAACTAAAGCGAATAAACGCAGCATATTAATTGCCTTTTTTGCTGGAGAAGAGAAAGGATTATTAGGCTCAAAAAGTTTAGTTCAGAAATTGAAAAAAGAAAACTTTAATCTTTACACACAATTAAATATCGAAATGATTGGAGTGCCAATGAAAAGAGATTTTCTAGCTTACATAACAGGTTTTGACAAATCAAATATGGCATCAAAAATCAATGAATATACAGGAAAAAATACTATCGGATTTTTGCCAAAAGAGGCTGAATACGAATTATTCTACAGATCAGATAACTATTCATTTTACGATGTTTTCAAAAAACCTTGTCAATCGATAAGTACTTTTGATTTTGAAAATTTTGATTTCTATCATCATGTTTCAGATGAATTTAAACTAATGGATATTCCGCATATCACAGCATTTACCCAAGAATTGTTGCCTGCTGTTACCCATATTGCAGTTTCGCCAACTCAGGAAATAACGATGAATAAATAA
- a CDS encoding SDR family NAD(P)-dependent oxidoreductase, whose amino-acid sequence MKNIIVTGTSRGIGYELALKFAEAGHQVLAISRKIPQSLLEHQNVTCLSIDLADENALQEVNQFISSTWKKVDAVVHNAGALLLKPFAETTQADFESIYKVNVFAVANLTRICIPYLEKGSHVVTISSIGGVRGSLKFAGLAAYSSSKGAVITLTELLAEEYKEKGISFNVLALGSVQTEMLNEAFPGYQAPISAEGMATYIYDFTLNGNKYFNGKVLEVSSTNP is encoded by the coding sequence ATGAAAAATATTATCGTTACAGGAACAAGCAGAGGAATTGGTTATGAATTAGCTTTGAAATTTGCTGAAGCCGGCCATCAAGTGTTGGCTATTTCCAGAAAAATTCCACAATCTTTATTAGAACATCAAAATGTTACTTGCCTTTCTATCGACTTGGCAGATGAAAATGCTTTGCAAGAAGTGAATCAGTTTATTTCTTCCACTTGGAAAAAAGTAGATGCAGTTGTTCATAACGCAGGAGCTTTACTTTTAAAACCTTTTGCAGAAACTACTCAAGCAGATTTTGAAAGCATTTATAAAGTAAACGTTTTTGCAGTAGCCAATTTAACTAGAATTTGTATTCCGTATTTAGAAAAAGGCAGTCATGTTGTTACTATCAGTTCTATCGGTGGCGTTCGCGGAAGTTTGAAATTTGCAGGATTAGCAGCTTACAGTTCGAGTAAAGGAGCTGTGATTACTTTGACTGAATTACTAGCGGAAGAATATAAAGAGAAAGGCATTTCATTTAATGTATTAGCATTAGGTTCTGTTCAGACTGAAATGCTTAATGAAGCTTTTCCTGGATATCAAGCGCCAATTTCTGCTGAAGGAATGGCAACTTATATTTATGATTTTACACTCAACGGCAATAAATATTTCAACGGAAAAGTCTTAGAAGTTTCATCAACTAATCCTTAA
- a CDS encoding energy transducer TonB, translating to MSSSISSDQKKSLLFTTAIYAAIILLLFFIRFWPPYNPENNVALADGGGGGGGVTVNFGDSDLGSGANYKSEVLNVKNNVKQVQAKAAPEEAIVTQESSVADKTDVVIPSKEKPKKPVPVTKPETKPVPEKPKVSNSTNDALSSIMKGSNKGGDGDDKASGNKGKANGSLNSNGYYGSGGSGGGTGGGNGTGNGIGTGSGYGAGSGGGSGGGSGYSLGNRKALSKPAPKYTCNEEGKVVVEVSVDQNGKTISATPGIKGTTNTAKCLLDQARIAAMNTKWESDSDAPAKQVGKIIYNFSLD from the coding sequence ATGAGTTCCTCAATTTCTTCAGATCAAAAGAAATCATTGTTATTCACAACTGCTATTTATGCAGCAATAATTCTATTGCTGTTTTTTATACGTTTTTGGCCACCTTATAACCCAGAAAACAATGTCGCTCTTGCTGACGGAGGCGGTGGCGGTGGCGGCGTAACCGTAAATTTTGGCGACAGTGATTTAGGTTCTGGCGCTAATTATAAAAGCGAAGTTCTGAATGTAAAAAACAATGTAAAACAAGTTCAGGCAAAAGCTGCTCCAGAAGAAGCAATTGTTACTCAGGAAAGCTCAGTTGCTGATAAAACAGATGTTGTAATTCCGTCAAAAGAAAAACCTAAAAAACCTGTTCCTGTTACAAAACCAGAGACAAAACCCGTTCCTGAAAAACCTAAAGTTTCAAATTCAACAAACGATGCTTTATCAAGCATTATGAAAGGTTCAAACAAAGGCGGAGACGGAGATGATAAAGCTTCTGGAAATAAAGGAAAAGCAAACGGAAGTTTAAACTCAAATGGCTATTATGGTTCTGGTGGCTCTGGCGGAGGAACCGGAGGCGGTAACGGAACTGGAAATGGCATTGGAACCGGAAGTGGTTACGGCGCAGGAAGCGGTGGAGGTTCTGGTGGCGGATCTGGATATTCTTTAGGAAACAGAAAAGCATTATCTAAACCTGCACCAAAATATACTTGTAATGAAGAAGGCAAAGTAGTTGTTGAAGTAAGCGTCGACCAAAATGGAAAAACAATAAGCGCAACTCCAGGAATTAAAGGAACTACAAATACTGCAAAATGCTTATTAGATCAAGCAAGAATAGCAGCAATGAATACCAAATGGGAATCTGATAGTGATGCTCCTGCAAAACAAGTTGGGAAAATTATTTATAATTTTAGTTTGGATTAA
- a CDS encoding acyl-CoA dehydrogenase, with amino-acid sequence MDFNLTEEHLMIQQAARDFAQNELLPGVIERDEKQIFPTEQVKKMGELGFMGMMVDPKYGGSGLDAISYVIAMEEISKVDASASVVMSVNNSLVCWGLQEYGTEEQKQKYLPGLASGEIHGAFCLSEPEAGSDATSQKTTAIDMGDHYLVNGTKNWITNGNTASVYLVIAQTHPELKHKGINALIMTKDMPGFSVGPKEQKMGIRGSDTHSLMFSDVKVPKENRIGEDGFGFKFAMKTLAGGRIGIASQALGIASGAYEMALKYSKERKAFGTEICNHQAIAFKLADMAVNIEAARHLCMKAAWDKDNHKNYDVSGAMAKLFASQVAMDTAVEAVQIHGGNGYVKEYHVERLMRDAKITQIYEGTSEIQKIVISRAVIAG; translated from the coding sequence ATGGATTTTAATCTTACCGAAGAACATTTAATGATTCAGCAGGCAGCAAGAGATTTTGCTCAAAATGAATTATTGCCTGGAGTTATTGAACGTGACGAAAAACAAATATTTCCTACGGAGCAAGTCAAAAAAATGGGAGAACTTGGATTTATGGGAATGATGGTTGATCCTAAATATGGAGGAAGCGGTCTGGATGCTATTTCTTACGTTATTGCTATGGAAGAAATTTCTAAAGTAGATGCATCTGCTTCTGTAGTAATGTCTGTAAATAATTCATTAGTTTGCTGGGGATTACAAGAATATGGTACTGAAGAACAAAAACAAAAATATTTACCAGGTTTGGCTTCTGGAGAAATTCACGGAGCTTTTTGCTTAAGTGAGCCTGAAGCAGGAAGTGATGCAACTTCGCAAAAAACAACAGCAATTGATATGGGTGATCATTATTTAGTTAATGGAACCAAAAACTGGATTACAAACGGAAATACTGCATCTGTATATTTAGTAATTGCTCAAACTCATCCAGAATTGAAGCATAAAGGAATTAATGCTTTGATTATGACGAAAGATATGCCAGGCTTCTCTGTTGGACCAAAAGAACAAAAAATGGGAATTCGTGGCTCTGACACACATTCTCTAATGTTTTCTGATGTAAAAGTTCCTAAAGAAAACAGAATCGGTGAAGATGGTTTCGGATTTAAATTTGCTATGAAAACTCTTGCGGGAGGAAGAATCGGAATTGCTTCTCAAGCATTAGGAATTGCTTCTGGAGCTTATGAAATGGCTTTGAAATATTCTAAAGAGCGTAAAGCTTTTGGAACTGAAATTTGCAATCATCAGGCAATTGCTTTTAAATTGGCAGATATGGCAGTTAATATCGAAGCCGCTCGTCATTTATGCATGAAAGCCGCTTGGGATAAAGACAATCATAAAAATTACGATGTGAGTGGTGCGATGGCAAAATTATTTGCTTCGCAAGTGGCAATGGATACTGCAGTTGAAGCTGTTCAGATTCACGGAGGAAATGGTTATGTAAAAGAATATCATGTAGAGCGCTTAATGCGTGATGCAAAAATTACTCAGATTTACGAAGGAACTTCTGAAATTCAGAAAATCGTAATTTCTAGAGCTGTAATCGCTGGATAA
- a CDS encoding biopolymer transporter ExbD gives MSIKRKRRFHAEVATSSLSDIMFFLLLFFLIISTLANPNVIKMTLPKAKSNEKTNKQLISLSVTEDKKFYIDKEQVDFENLETSLMSKIGTDKEQTVVVRIPFNLQVQDLVDVLQIGVRNNLKFVIATSPK, from the coding sequence ATGTCTATTAAAAGAAAAAGAAGATTTCACGCCGAAGTAGCGACTTCATCTTTGAGCGACATTATGTTCTTCCTGCTGTTGTTTTTCTTAATTATTTCAACACTGGCAAACCCAAACGTAATCAAGATGACGCTTCCAAAAGCAAAATCTAATGAAAAGACCAATAAACAATTAATTAGTTTATCGGTTACAGAAGATAAAAAATTCTACATTGACAAAGAACAAGTCGATTTTGAAAATCTAGAAACGAGTTTAATGTCTAAAATAGGTACAGATAAAGAACAAACTGTTGTCGTTCGAATTCCGTTTAATTTGCAAGTACAAGATTTAGTAGATGTTTTGCAGATAGGAGTGAGGAATAATCTGAAGTTTGTAATTGCAACAAGTCCGAAGTAA
- a CDS encoding chalcone isomerase family protein has translation MKKILLFLTLLLSLQFSTVSAQTQIDVNGVTVPRKIEFLGKTLQLNGAGGRSKMWMEVYVQALYLSQLTQDPQFIIDSDTEMAIRIEITSSMVSSNKLTKAMNTGFEKSAGAQLEQLRPRIEQLKSYLSDAITEKDVFILAYNPLDQNVYVSKNEVLKGKIPGFDFKKALFGIWLSDKPVDETLKKHLLGQ, from the coding sequence ATGAAAAAGATTTTACTATTCCTCACACTCCTCTTAAGCTTACAATTTTCGACCGTTTCGGCACAAACTCAAATCGATGTTAATGGTGTAACTGTACCTAGAAAAATAGAATTTCTGGGTAAAACTTTACAGTTAAATGGTGCAGGCGGAAGATCTAAAATGTGGATGGAAGTTTACGTGCAAGCACTGTATTTATCTCAATTAACACAAGATCCTCAATTTATCATAGACAGCGATACTGAAATGGCGATTCGAATTGAAATCACTTCTTCAATGGTTTCTTCTAATAAATTGACTAAAGCAATGAACACTGGTTTTGAAAAATCTGCGGGAGCACAATTAGAACAATTACGCCCAAGAATCGAGCAGTTAAAAAGCTATTTGAGTGATGCCATTACAGAAAAAGATGTTTTCATTTTAGCTTACAATCCTTTGGATCAAAATGTTTATGTTAGCAAAAATGAAGTTCTAAAAGGAAAAATTCCTGGATTCGATTTCAAAAAAGCATTATTCGGAATCTGGCTTTCTGACAAACCAGTTGACGAAACTTTGAAAAAACATTTATTAGGGCAATAG
- a CDS encoding Glu/Leu/Phe/Val dehydrogenase dimerization domain-containing protein, translated as MKDLLQQFENKAPEIVFNWKDSETEAEGWTVINSLRGGAAGGGTRMRKGLDMNEVLSLAKTMEVKFSVSGPAIGGAKSGINFDPNDPRKKGVLQRWYKAVSPLLKSYYGTGGDLNVDEIHEVIPMTEECGVWHPQEGVFNGHFKPTEADKINRIGQLRQGVIKVIENPKFSPDVTRKYTVADMITGFGVAEAVRHFYATYGGDIKGKKAIVQGFGNVGSAAAFYLAEMGAKVIGIIDRDGGLIKEEGFSFEEIRTLFLNKDGNKLVADNMIPFEEINSKIWTIGAEIFTPCAASRLVTQAQIDSLIANGLEVISCGANVPFADKEIFFGSIMEQVDQKVSLIPDFISNCGMARVFAYFMEKKVQMTDEAIFNDTSEIIKNAIVKAHALNSSKTNISATAFEIALKQLV; from the coding sequence ATGAAAGATTTATTACAACAATTTGAAAACAAGGCGCCTGAAATTGTTTTCAATTGGAAAGATTCAGAAACAGAAGCCGAAGGGTGGACTGTAATTAATTCACTTCGCGGAGGAGCTGCTGGTGGAGGAACAAGAATGAGAAAAGGCTTAGACATGAACGAAGTTTTGTCTTTAGCAAAAACTATGGAAGTTAAATTCTCTGTTTCTGGTCCTGCAATTGGTGGCGCTAAATCTGGAATAAATTTTGATCCGAACGATCCTCGCAAAAAAGGTGTTTTACAACGTTGGTACAAAGCGGTTTCTCCTTTATTAAAAAGTTACTACGGAACTGGAGGAGATTTAAATGTTGATGAGATTCACGAAGTAATTCCAATGACAGAAGAATGTGGCGTTTGGCATCCTCAGGAAGGTGTTTTCAACGGACATTTTAAACCTACGGAAGCGGATAAAATTAATAGAATTGGACAATTACGTCAAGGTGTAATTAAAGTTATTGAAAACCCGAAATTCTCGCCAGACGTTACAAGAAAATATACTGTTGCCGATATGATCACTGGTTTTGGTGTTGCTGAAGCAGTTCGTCATTTTTACGCAACTTACGGCGGAGACATTAAAGGTAAAAAAGCAATCGTTCAAGGTTTTGGAAATGTTGGTTCTGCAGCCGCTTTTTATTTAGCTGAAATGGGAGCAAAAGTGATCGGAATTATTGATCGCGATGGCGGATTAATTAAAGAAGAAGGTTTTTCTTTTGAAGAAATCAGAACTTTGTTTTTAAATAAAGACGGAAATAAATTAGTTGCGGACAATATGATTCCGTTTGAAGAAATCAACTCTAAAATCTGGACAATTGGCGCTGAAATTTTCACGCCTTGTGCCGCTTCAAGATTGGTTACTCAAGCTCAAATCGACAGCTTAATTGCAAACGGATTGGAAGTGATTTCTTGCGGTGCGAATGTTCCTTTTGCAGACAAAGAAATTTTCTTTGGTTCTATTATGGAGCAAGTGGATCAAAAAGTAAGTTTGATTCCTGATTTTATTTCAAACTGCGGAATGGCAAGAGTTTTTGCTTATTTCATGGAGAAAAAAGTGCAAATGACTGACGAAGCTATTTTTAATGATACTTCAGAAATTATAAAAAATGCGATTGTAAAAGCTCATGCTCTAAATTCGTCTAAAACAAATATTAGCGCAACTGCTTTTGAAATTGCATTGAAACAGTTAGTTTAA
- a CDS encoding ABC transporter permease, giving the protein MMLIRYLSQIGRYFLMLKEIFNKQTKWPVMKSLILKEIDDLIIDSLGIVCFISFFIGGVVAIQTALNLTNPLIPKYLIGFATRQSVILEFAPTFISVIMAGKMGSYITSSIGTMRVTEQIDALEVMGVNSLNYLVFPKIVALLMYPFVICISMFLGIFGGWLASAYGGFSTSQDFIAGAQMEFIPFHITYAFIKTLIFAMLLATIPSFHGYYMKGGALEVGKASTVSFVWTSVCIILFNYILTQLLLG; this is encoded by the coding sequence ATGATGCTAATTCGTTATTTATCCCAAATTGGGAGATATTTTTTAATGCTGAAAGAAATTTTCAATAAACAGACTAAATGGCCTGTTATGAAAAGTCTAATTCTTAAAGAAATCGATGATCTTATTATTGACTCACTTGGAATTGTTTGCTTTATCTCTTTCTTTATCGGAGGAGTTGTTGCTATTCAGACAGCACTTAACTTAACTAACCCATTAATTCCAAAATATTTAATTGGTTTTGCTACACGTCAATCTGTAATTCTAGAGTTTGCTCCTACTTTCATTTCGGTAATTATGGCCGGAAAAATGGGATCTTACATAACATCAAGTATCGGAACAATGCGTGTTACAGAGCAAATTGATGCTTTAGAAGTTATGGGAGTTAATTCATTAAACTATCTTGTTTTTCCAAAAATTGTAGCTTTATTGATGTACCCTTTTGTAATCTGCATCAGTATGTTTTTGGGAATTTTTGGAGGATGGCTTGCTTCTGCTTATGGCGGATTTTCAACAAGTCAGGATTTTATTGCTGGAGCTCAAATGGAATTTATTCCGTTTCATATTACGTATGCATTCATTAAAACTTTGATTTTTGCAATGTTATTAGCTACAATTCCGTCTTTTCATGGATATTATATGAAAGGTGGAGCACTTGAAGTTGGTAAAGCAAGTACCGTTTCGTTTGTATGGACATCAGTTTGTATCATTCTTTTTAATTATATATTAACTCAATTATTATTAGGATAA
- a CDS encoding ATP-binding cassette domain-containing protein codes for MIEVKNIEKSFGDSKVLKGVSTVFETGKTNLIIGQSGSGKTVLLKTLLGIHTPDSGTIEFDGRVYSDLDKDEKRELRTEIGMVFQGSALFDSMTVAENVAFPLRMFTNNTKAQIKERVDFVLERVNLVEAHKKLPSEISGGMQKRVAIARAIVNNPKYLFCDEPNSGLDPNTSTLIDNLIQEITKEYNITTVINTHDMNSVMEIGENIVFLKKGIKAWQGTKEEIFVTDNKDIVKFVYSSNLFKKVREAYLKDIK; via the coding sequence ATGATAGAAGTAAAAAATATAGAAAAATCATTTGGCGATAGTAAAGTTTTAAAAGGCGTTTCGACGGTTTTTGAAACTGGAAAAACCAATTTGATTATCGGACAAAGTGGATCTGGAAAAACAGTTTTATTAAAAACACTTTTAGGAATTCACACACCAGATTCTGGAACAATCGAATTTGACGGAAGAGTTTATTCTGATTTAGACAAAGATGAAAAACGTGAATTGAGAACTGAAATCGGAATGGTATTTCAGGGTTCTGCATTATTTGATTCGATGACAGTTGCAGAAAATGTAGCTTTCCCGTTGAGAATGTTCACCAATAATACTAAGGCACAAATCAAAGAGCGTGTTGATTTTGTTTTAGAAAGAGTAAATCTTGTTGAAGCACATAAAAAATTGCCTTCTGAAATTTCTGGAGGTATGCAAAAACGTGTGGCAATTGCCCGCGCGATTGTAAATAATCCGAAGTATTTATTTTGTGATGAACCAAACTCTGGTCTTGATCCAAATACTTCAACTTTGATTGATAATTTGATTCAGGAAATTACAAAAGAATATAATATTACAACGGTAATCAACACACACGATATGAACTCTGTGATGGAAATCGGTGAAAATATTGTCTTTTTAAAGAAAGGAATAAAAGCTTGGCAGGGAACAAAAGAAGAGATTTTCGTAACCGACAACAAAGATATTGTCAAATTCGTTTACTCATCTAATCTATTTAAGAAAGTTAGAGAAGCTTATTTGAAAGATATAAAATAA
- a CDS encoding SprT-like domain-containing protein, producing MSDTLAKYIPEHAVKPVFDLIVANQVHLKIVNERQTRHGDYRRGPSGKHEITVNASLNKYRFLITLIHEIAHLVAFEKFGRNIKPHGNEWKYTFQRLMVPFIRPEIFPGQILPLLARHFKNPSASSDTDTTLSLALKQYDKENDKNYVFEIPYGSVFRIKNGKIFKKLAVRTKRFECIEISSGKTYLFNPNAEVELIN from the coding sequence TTGAGCGACACTTTAGCTAAATACATTCCCGAACACGCAGTAAAACCTGTTTTCGATTTGATTGTGGCCAATCAGGTTCACTTAAAAATTGTAAACGAGCGTCAGACACGCCACGGCGATTACAGACGTGGACCGAGCGGAAAGCATGAAATTACTGTGAACGCAAGTTTAAATAAGTATCGTTTTTTAATTACGCTCATTCATGAAATTGCACATTTGGTTGCTTTCGAAAAATTCGGACGAAATATCAAACCGCACGGAAATGAATGGAAATATACTTTTCAGCGTTTAATGGTTCCTTTTATAAGGCCGGAAATATTTCCGGGACAGATTTTGCCTTTGTTGGCAAGACATTTCAAAAATCCGTCGGCGAGCAGTGATACAGATACAACTTTGTCTTTGGCTTTAAAGCAATATGATAAAGAAAATGATAAAAACTATGTGTTTGAAATTCCGTATGGAAGTGTTTTCAGAATCAAGAACGGAAAAATTTTCAAGAAACTGGCAGTTCGTACCAAACGTTTTGAATGCATCGAAATAAGTTCTGGAAAGACGTATCTTTTTAATCCAAATGCTGAAGTTGAGCTGATAAATTAA
- a CDS encoding MotA/TolQ/ExbB proton channel family protein, whose translation MFSFIQLQTDTIANASNVVIEKIAPENEISMFGFIMKGGVFLIPIAILLFYTIYVIFERYMYISRASKIDGRLMQDVGDKLHSGNIELARTIVERNNTAAGNILKEGVLVIGRPIAEIESNMDRAADIEIGEMERRLGHLGLIAGIAPTLGFIGTISGVIKIFYSISVTENISIGNISGGLYEKMISSGSGLIVGIIAYSAYHLLNGKIDDFALKIQKQILEFVNIIQRA comes from the coding sequence ATGTTTAGTTTTATTCAATTACAAACAGATACAATCGCAAATGCTTCAAATGTAGTGATCGAAAAGATTGCACCAGAAAACGAAATTTCAATGTTTGGGTTTATAATGAAAGGAGGAGTTTTCCTAATTCCGATCGCGATTTTATTGTTTTACACTATTTATGTGATTTTTGAACGTTATATGTACATCAGCCGAGCATCAAAAATTGATGGCAGATTAATGCAGGATGTTGGCGATAAATTGCATTCTGGAAATATTGAATTAGCAAGAACAATTGTAGAAAGAAATAATACGGCCGCTGGAAATATCTTGAAAGAAGGCGTTTTGGTTATCGGAAGACCAATTGCTGAAATAGAATCTAATATGGACCGCGCAGCAGACATCGAAATTGGCGAAATGGAAAGACGTTTAGGTCATCTTGGACTTATCGCAGGTATTGCGCCAACGCTTGGTTTCATTGGAACAATTTCTGGAGTAATTAAAATTTTCTACAGCATTTCGGTTACAGAAAACATTAGTATCGGAAATATCTCTGGAGGTTTGTATGAAAAAATGATCAGTTCTGGTTCTGGATTAATTGTCGGTATTATTGCGTATTCTGCTTACCACTTATTAAACGGAAAAATTGATGATTTCGCCTTAAAAATTCAGAAACAGATTTTAGAGTTTGTCAACATAATTCAAAGAGCATAA
- a CDS encoding folylpolyglutamate synthase/dihydrofolate synthase family protein, whose translation MNYQETTEWMFNQLPMYQLQGASAYKEDLTNIKILAEHLGNPQNKLRCIHVAGTNGKGSTSHMLSSILQEAGYKVGLYTSPHLKDFRERIKINGKEISEDFVIEFIGKHKSFFEDNDMSFFEMTVGLAFDYFATEKTDIAIIEVGLGGRLDATNIITPLVSVITNIGLDHTQFLGNTLEAIAGEKAGIIKPNISVVIGEYTDETKPVFLAKAEENKAPIYLASDLIDQIYLSDLIGDYQFHNKKTVQQTVSILNNETDFKISNEQLKDGLLHVIKNTGLQGRWQQLGENPKIICDTAHNKHGLTVVMNQLKNEKYEKLHIVLGVVNDKDLDSILPLFPKEAQYYFCHPNSSRALPAETLKNAGEKFNLIGEKYDSVEIAFAKAKKNASENDFIYVGGSTFVVAELPLN comes from the coding sequence ATGAACTATCAAGAGACAACGGAATGGATGTTTAATCAACTTCCAATGTACCAATTGCAGGGAGCTTCAGCTTATAAAGAAGATTTAACAAACATCAAAATATTAGCAGAGCATCTTGGCAATCCTCAAAATAAATTGAGATGCATTCATGTGGCTGGCACAAACGGAAAAGGCTCTACTTCGCATATGTTATCTTCTATTCTTCAAGAAGCAGGCTACAAAGTCGGTTTGTATACTTCTCCGCATTTAAAAGATTTTAGAGAAAGAATTAAAATAAACGGTAAAGAGATTTCAGAAGATTTTGTTATTGAATTTATTGGAAAACATAAATCTTTTTTTGAAGATAATGATATGAGTTTCTTCGAAATGACTGTCGGTTTAGCTTTTGATTATTTCGCAACTGAAAAAACTGATATTGCGATTATTGAAGTTGGTCTTGGCGGAAGACTCGATGCGACAAATATTATCACGCCTTTGGTTTCTGTAATTACTAATATTGGTTTAGATCATACACAGTTTTTAGGAAATACTTTGGAAGCGATTGCCGGAGAAAAAGCTGGGATTATTAAACCGAATATTTCTGTTGTAATTGGAGAATATACCGATGAAACAAAACCTGTATTTTTGGCTAAAGCCGAAGAAAATAAGGCGCCGATTTATTTGGCTTCAGATTTAATTGATCAAATTTATTTATCGGATTTAATTGGAGATTATCAGTTTCACAATAAAAAAACAGTGCAGCAGACGGTTTCTATTTTAAATAACGAAACCGATTTTAAAATCTCTAACGAACAATTAAAAGATGGTTTGTTGCATGTTATAAAAAATACTGGCTTGCAAGGCAGATGGCAGCAATTGGGAGAAAACCCAAAAATAATCTGCGACACGGCGCATAACAAACACGGATTAACCGTTGTAATGAATCAGCTAAAAAATGAGAAATACGAAAAACTGCATATTGTTTTGGGCGTTGTAAATGACAAAGATTTAGATTCTATTTTGCCACTTTTCCCAAAAGAAGCACAATATTATTTCTGTCATCCAAATTCGTCGCGAGCTTTACCTGCCGAAACTTTAAAAAATGCAGGAGAAAAATTCAATTTAATAGGAGAAAAATACGATTCTGTAGAAATCGCTTTCGCAAAAGCCAAGAAAAATGCCTCAGAAAATGATTTTATTTACGTTGGCGGAAGCACTTTTGTTGTTGCGGAATTGCCTTTGAACTAA